In Raphanus sativus cultivar WK10039 chromosome 5, ASM80110v3, whole genome shotgun sequence, the following proteins share a genomic window:
- the LOC108862852 gene encoding photosystem I reaction center subunit III, chloroplastic, whose protein sequence is MSLTIPTNLVLNKSLTQSVPKSTARFVCSDDKSATPQQQQSMKALSAAVALSSILLSAPMPAVADISGLTPCKESKQFAKREKQQIKKLESSLKLYAPESAPALALNAQIEKTKRRFDNYGKYGLLCGADGLPHLIVNGDQRHWGEFITPGLLFLYIAGWIGWVGRSYLIAISDEKKPAMKEIIIDVPLASRLIFRGFIWPVAAYRALINGDLIAKDV, encoded by the exons ATGTCGCTCACGATCCCGACGAACCTCGTCCTCAACAAGTCACTCACCCAATCCGTACCTAAATCCACCGCGAGATTCGTCTGCTCCGATGACAAATCCGCAACGCCGCAGCAACAGCAGTCCATGAAGGCTCTCTCGGCGGCGGTAGCTCTCTCTTCCATCCTCCTCTCAGCTCCGATGCCAGCCGTCGCCGATATCTCGGGCTTAACCCCTTGCAAGGAGTCGAAACAGTTCGCCAAGAGGGAGAAGCAACAGATCAAGAAGCTCGAATCATCTCTTAAGCTCTACGCTCCTGAGAGCGCCCCTGCTCTTGCTCTTAACGCTCAGATCGAGAAGACCAAGCGCAG GTTCGACAACTACGGCAAGTACGGGCTCCTCTGCGGGGCAGACGGGCTACCACACTTGATAGTCAACGGAGACCAGCGGCATTGGGGAGAGTTCATAACTCCAGGACTTCTCTTCCTCTACATTGCTGGGTGGATCGGGTGGGTCGGAAGAAGCTACTTGATAGCGATCAGTGATGAGAAGAAACCAGCGATGAAAGAGATCATTATCGATGTTCCATTGGCTAGTCGTCTCATCTTCCGTGGTTTCATTTGGCCCGTTGCTGCTTACAGAGCTTTAATCAATGGTGATCTCATCGCTAAGGATGTCTAG
- the LOC108857433 gene encoding LOB domain-containing protein 4 has protein sequence MKESSRKQGAASPCAACKLLRRRCAQDCVFSPYFPADEPQKFANVHRVFGASNVNKMLQELPIHQRGDAVSSMVYEANARVRDPVYGCVGAISSLQQQIDVLQGQLALAQAEVVHLRVRHSTNFPGHGLCPDSPSSSGSPSSKQVSPQDNKGIFSHMDMVDEASLGESMWSC, from the exons ATGAAAGAAAGTAGCCGAAAGCAAGGAGCGGCGTCGCCATGCGCGGCCTGCAAGCTTCTACGGCGGCGGTGCGCTCAAGATTGTGTTTTTTCGCCGTATTTTCCGGCGGATGAGCCTCAAAAATTCGCTAATGTTCATAGAGTGTTCGGAGCTAGCAACGTCAACAAGATGCTTCAG GAGTTGCCGATCCATCAGCGGGGAGACGCAGTGAGCAGCATGGTCTACGAGGCTAATGCAAGAGTGCGGGATCCTGTTTACGGTTGCGTAGGTGCAATTTCCTCCCTGCAGCAACAAATTGATGTGTTGCAAGGCCAACTAGCTCTGGCTCAAGCTGAAGTGGTGCACCTCCGTGTGCGCCATTCAACTAATTTTCCGGGCCATGGACTATGCCCGGATAGCCCGAGCAGCAGTGGCTCACCGTCCTCGAAGCAAGTGAGTCCACAGGACAACAAGGGCATATTTAGCCATATGGACATGGTGGATGAAGCCAGTTTGGGAGAGTCTATGTGGTCTTGCTAG